Proteins co-encoded in one Desulfallas thermosapovorans DSM 6562 genomic window:
- a CDS encoding D-alanine--D-alanine ligase, with translation MGPKIGVLLGGRSAEREVSLRTGEAIYRALLSNGYDAVKIDVDKNIVENLKSKKIELAFIALHGKYGEDGTIQGLLEILEIPYTGPGVLASATAINKIATKKILLYEGLPTPEFFTITRSEYNQEAQVKLKEKILAMGLPVVVKAATQGSTIGISFVHHQDSISSAIDQAFQYDHEILVEKMVNGTEVTASVLGNEKPEVLPLIEIFSTTGVYDYAAKYTVGLSDHIIPPRLPDNVQQKIKDLALKTYLAIGCRGLSRVDFIVDNNDQPYILEVNTIPGMTETSLFPDAARAAGISFETLVNKLVQLALEK, from the coding sequence ATGGGCCCCAAAATCGGTGTTTTACTGGGCGGACGCTCGGCGGAAAGGGAAGTATCATTACGCACCGGAGAAGCAATCTACCGGGCGTTGCTATCCAATGGTTATGATGCGGTGAAAATTGATGTGGATAAAAACATTGTGGAAAATTTAAAAAGTAAAAAAATCGAGCTGGCTTTTATTGCCCTACATGGCAAATATGGCGAAGACGGTACCATTCAAGGTCTTTTAGAAATATTGGAAATACCTTATACCGGTCCTGGTGTATTAGCAAGTGCCACTGCCATAAATAAAATTGCCACAAAGAAGATTTTATTGTATGAGGGTTTGCCAACCCCGGAATTTTTCACAATTACACGCAGTGAGTACAACCAGGAAGCACAGGTTAAACTCAAAGAAAAAATACTGGCCATGGGATTACCTGTTGTGGTTAAAGCTGCTACCCAGGGTTCCACTATCGGTATTTCATTCGTGCACCACCAGGACAGTATTAGCAGCGCCATTGACCAGGCTTTCCAGTATGACCATGAAATACTGGTGGAAAAAATGGTGAATGGAACGGAAGTAACCGCCTCGGTTCTAGGTAATGAGAAACCGGAAGTATTACCTTTGATTGAGATTTTCTCGACCACAGGAGTATATGATTATGCAGCGAAATACACTGTTGGACTAAGTGACCATATTATTCCACCACGATTGCCTGATAATGTGCAGCAAAAAATTAAAGATCTTGCGCTTAAGACTTATTTGGCTATTGGCTGCAGGGGACTGTCCAGGGTTGATTTTATAGTCGATAACAACGATCAACCATATATTCTAGAAGTCAATACCATACCGGGGATGACGGAAACCAGCCTTTTTCCCGATGCCGCCAGGGCAGCGGGCATATCATTTGAAACACTGGTGAACAAGTTAGTTCAGTTAGCTTTGGAAAAATAA
- a CDS encoding UPF0182 family protein, which produces MQKGFKWLTTIVVAALLIFLLVARWGAHLYIDWLWYQSLGYINIFKTILLSEIGLRLLVGLSALIFIFVNLILTRKSVLQSINARQINRTDDDIITIYQSPLNKYLTPRLLTLTYLAISTALAFFVSSAVTGDWVIVQKYLHSTTFGVTDPIFNNDIGKYVFNLPFYLFLYQLITWFIILSAFTVALVYFLSETGKDGVGKVFNSMAARLHLSFLAALFFLVRAWGYRLEQYMLLYSGNGVTFGPGYTDIHARLLAYKALFFIALLIALVIIINIFLRRFKLILYSIGGLILASIILGGIYPSAVQNLIVKPNELNKESPYIANSIKYTRMAYNLNQVQIKKFPAGQVLSAADIENNRETVNNIRLWDWRPLRETYQQLQEIRPYYELENIDIDRYTINGEYRQVMLAARELDQAQLSSTAKTWINERLKYTHGYGVTMNPVNKMTSEGLPELFIKNIPPSSEIDVKVTRPEIYFGELTDNYVIVNTKTQEFDYPVGTENAYTTYEGKNGVKVNNFLRKAVFALAFADYKLLLASDLENSSQILYYRNIKDRVTKLAPFLSFDSDPYIVIDNSGALHWMWDAYTTTNMYPYSEPYRGGNNYIRNAVKVIINAYTGQVDFYVSDNEDPIIQTYAKIFPGVFKPLSEMPGDLREHIRYPADLFNIQAEKYTVFHMTNTEVLYNQEDRWNIPTEKFYNEEVTLEPYYNIIKLPESEKPEYVLILPFTPNNKTNMIGWMAARSDDPNYGELLVYEFPKQELVYGPMQIEARIDQDTVISQQLTLWNQRGSSVIRGNLLVIPVENSLLYVEPLYLQSEQSRMPELRRVIVAHNDRIVMEPTLDTALNKIFGTAINDTTNDGQQPSLTDQEPVDKAPATLKELIDTANNLYNEAQTKLQNGDWAGYGEAIGKLEKTLKDLSAQAE; this is translated from the coding sequence TTGCAAAAAGGCTTTAAGTGGCTAACAACAATAGTTGTGGCAGCTTTATTAATTTTCTTGCTTGTGGCCAGGTGGGGCGCACATCTTTATATTGACTGGCTATGGTACCAATCCCTTGGTTATATCAATATATTTAAAACGATACTGCTGTCCGAGATAGGCCTGCGATTACTGGTAGGGCTGTCGGCTTTAATATTCATCTTTGTAAACTTAATACTAACCAGAAAATCTGTACTGCAGAGCATTAATGCCCGCCAGATTAATAGAACTGATGATGATATCATCACTATTTACCAATCACCATTGAATAAATATTTGACACCTCGCCTGCTTACGCTGACCTACTTGGCCATCAGTACCGCCTTAGCCTTTTTTGTAAGTTCCGCGGTAACCGGTGATTGGGTTATAGTGCAGAAATACTTGCATAGCACTACCTTTGGCGTTACCGACCCCATCTTCAACAATGACATAGGTAAATACGTATTTAATTTGCCCTTTTACCTGTTTTTATACCAACTCATTACCTGGTTTATTATTCTGTCTGCCTTCACCGTGGCTTTGGTATACTTTTTATCTGAAACCGGCAAAGACGGGGTTGGTAAAGTTTTTAACTCCATGGCTGCCCGGCTGCATCTTTCATTTTTGGCGGCGCTTTTTTTCCTTGTCCGGGCCTGGGGCTATAGATTGGAACAATATATGCTTTTATACTCAGGCAACGGTGTCACCTTCGGCCCTGGCTACACGGATATTCATGCCCGGTTACTGGCCTATAAAGCGCTTTTCTTTATCGCCTTGCTCATTGCCCTGGTCATTATCATTAATATTTTTTTGCGCCGGTTTAAGCTTATATTATATAGTATCGGCGGGTTGATATTAGCCTCAATAATTTTAGGCGGCATCTACCCATCGGCAGTACAAAATTTGATAGTAAAGCCAAATGAGTTAAATAAGGAATCGCCTTACATTGCCAATTCCATAAAATATACCAGAATGGCATATAACCTGAATCAGGTACAAATTAAAAAATTCCCGGCGGGACAGGTACTCAGCGCTGCGGACATAGAAAACAACCGGGAAACGGTTAATAACATACGGCTTTGGGACTGGCGACCGCTACGGGAAACATACCAGCAATTACAAGAAATAAGACCATATTATGAGCTGGAAAACATTGATATCGATCGCTACACAATTAATGGCGAGTACCGGCAGGTAATGCTGGCGGCCAGGGAACTTGATCAGGCTCAATTGTCAAGCACCGCTAAAACCTGGATTAATGAACGGCTCAAATATACCCACGGTTATGGCGTAACCATGAATCCAGTGAACAAAATGACCTCGGAAGGGTTACCTGAGCTTTTTATTAAAAATATTCCGCCATCCAGTGAGATAGATGTAAAGGTAACACGACCCGAGATTTACTTTGGTGAGCTAACAGATAATTATGTGATAGTTAACACAAAAACCCAGGAATTCGACTATCCGGTGGGTACTGAAAACGCATATACCACCTACGAAGGCAAAAACGGTGTTAAAGTAAATAATTTTTTGCGTAAAGCAGTTTTTGCTCTGGCCTTTGCCGATTATAAACTACTTCTGGCCAGCGACTTGGAGAACAGCAGCCAAATACTCTATTATCGAAATATCAAGGATAGAGTAACCAAACTGGCCCCCTTTCTTAGTTTTGACAGTGATCCATATATCGTGATAGATAATTCCGGTGCCCTGCACTGGATGTGGGATGCCTATACCACAACAAATATGTACCCTTATTCTGAGCCTTACAGAGGCGGGAACAATTACATCCGCAATGCCGTCAAGGTGATAATCAACGCCTATACCGGACAGGTAGATTTTTATGTGTCTGATAATGAAGATCCAATTATCCAGACTTACGCTAAAATTTTTCCCGGTGTTTTTAAGCCGCTTAGTGAAATGCCCGGAGATTTAAGGGAGCATATCCGTTACCCGGCCGACCTGTTTAATATCCAGGCGGAAAAATATACGGTTTTCCATATGACCAATACTGAAGTATTGTATAATCAAGAGGATAGGTGGAACATTCCCACCGAAAAGTTTTATAACGAGGAAGTAACCCTGGAACCTTATTACAACATCATCAAGTTACCGGAAAGCGAAAAGCCGGAATACGTGTTGATTTTACCCTTTACGCCAAATAACAAAACCAATATGATTGGCTGGATGGCCGCCAGGTCAGACGATCCAAACTATGGTGAATTACTGGTTTATGAGTTTCCAAAACAGGAATTAGTATACGGACCAATGCAAATAGAAGCCCGTATCGATCAGGATACTGTGATTTCACAACAGTTGACCCTGTGGAATCAGCGAGGATCCTCGGTAATCAGGGGCAACCTGCTGGTCATACCGGTGGAAAACTCTTTGCTTTACGTAGAACCGTTATACCTGCAATCGGAACAAAGTAGGATGCCGGAGTTGCGACGGGTAATCGTGGCTCACAATGACCGGATCGTCATGGAGCCCACATTGGACACGGCTTTGAACAAAATTTTCGGCACCGCCATTAATGATACCACAAACGACGGCCAGCAGCCATCGCTTACAGACCAAGAACCGGTAGATAAAGCACCAGCGACGTTAAAAGAATTAATAGATACGGCGAACAATTTATATAACGAAGCCCAAACCAAACTGCAAAACGGTGATTGGGCGGGTTATGGCGAGGCGATTGGTAAATTGGAGAAGACTTTAAAAGATTTGTCCGCACAAGCGGAATAG
- a CDS encoding alpha/beta fold hydrolase yields the protein MPKVVIDSKTFHYAAGVPQGNCNHAIIFVHGAGGNHKHWAYQTTELGQKFLTIAVDLPGHGISEGEPCREIKDYSSFLYDFTERTLGTGFILAGHSMGGAIAMDFALRFPNKLSGLILIGTGARLRVAPAILETFKAGQLFPEFINFAYSDTTNPELLRQAELEMENTAPSIYYSDFLACDSFNYIEQIKNIMTPTLVIGADADRLTPPKYSQYLADNIPNSQLQIISQAGHMMMLEKPHQINTSIEKFATDLVSVISG from the coding sequence GTGCCTAAGGTTGTTATTGATAGCAAAACATTTCATTATGCTGCCGGAGTACCCCAAGGGAATTGTAACCACGCCATTATATTTGTCCATGGTGCCGGGGGCAACCATAAACACTGGGCATATCAAACTACTGAACTAGGGCAAAAGTTTTTAACTATAGCCGTTGATTTGCCGGGGCACGGTATTTCTGAAGGTGAGCCATGCCGGGAAATTAAAGATTATAGCAGTTTTTTATATGATTTCACCGAGCGGACGCTGGGGACAGGGTTTATCTTAGCCGGACATTCCATGGGTGGAGCCATCGCCATGGATTTTGCCCTTCGTTTTCCCAATAAATTAAGCGGCTTGATACTTATCGGCACCGGTGCCAGGCTACGGGTAGCACCTGCTATCCTGGAAACCTTTAAGGCCGGCCAGTTATTTCCCGAATTTATCAATTTTGCTTACAGTGATACAACCAATCCAGAGTTATTGAGACAGGCCGAATTAGAGATGGAAAATACTGCGCCCAGTATTTATTATAGCGATTTTTTGGCTTGTGACAGTTTCAATTATATTGAACAAATTAAAAACATTATGACACCCACGCTGGTTATCGGAGCCGACGCAGACCGCTTAACTCCACCTAAATACAGCCAATACCTGGCCGATAATATTCCAAACTCACAACTGCAAATAATCTCGCAGGCCGGTCACATGATGATGCTGGAAAAACCCCATCAAATAAACACCAGTATCGAAAAATTTGCCACGGATCTGGTATCGGTGATATCAGGGTAA